The window ATAATATGGATAATCCGTAACATTAATGGGTAAAGGCAGTAGTATATTCAAGAATAATAATAGAAATCCTCCAGCATCGACCAAAACTGAAAGAAGTATCAAACTATTAGCCAACGAACCTTTGGGGAAGATTGCTTGGCCTGAAGACCACATTCTCCCTGATAACACAGTACCAATTTCCAGAGGTTCAACAGAGCATTTGAATCGATGCACGACATTTGCTATGCGAGGACCCCTCTGTGGACCTCCATTCCTGTTGTGCATTTCCAGAGCAGGGTGTGCTATGGCGGGTGGATGGGCATGTTGTGCTACGGCAGATGGATGGGCATGTTGTGGTGCAACAGATGGATGGGCATGTTGTGGTGAGACAGATGGATGGGCATGTTGTGGTGAGACAGATGGATGGGCATGTTGTGCTGCGACAGATGGATGCCCCCTGGCTCTAACCTCTACAGCAGATTGAGATTCAGGTTTTCTTTGAAACCATCCATTGTTTGGTTGCTGATTGAAAGTTAAATTTCCATGATGGGCACTGGCTGAAGGAAAACGCCCGTGTGGATCTTGAACACTAGAAGGGTCTATAGGAACAAAGACGCTGCTTGATGTTTCCTGAGACACACTTGGTGTCCGTGAAACATTTTGGTTAAACTGCTGACTCGACACAGTACGGAGCTGGCTGTTGCCTTTCTCAAGCATTATTGAGGCATTAGTCTCTGGTGTTATAAGTGCATGATCCTTGTCCGAGTGACAGAGAGTTGCATTAGAGTCGGATGCAATCAACCTGTGCGAAGTGTTTGAGCTATCTAAACTGGGCTTCATGTTGGTTCCGTCATGAATCATAGAAGGTGACCTGTTATGATGCTCAACAAGTGATGATCTATATTCTCCAGCTTGCAAAGAAGATTCTCTACTCGCCTTCAATACTGCCAAGCCATGCACACTTTTCGTGGATTCACTTGAAGTATTGAAGGGTCTTGTCACAACATTCGAAGAAAATGATTGGCTGGAAGAAACTGGTAAGACGGGTGCAGAGCTTTTCTGGTCTCCAAGCCCTCCATTATATTGCAATCTGTTGGTGTCATTGTTTGTTGGACAGGATGGCTCATCCTTCATGGAGGACTGCTTTGATGGTGAAACATTTCCCAGTTTCATCTGCTCCACAGAAGGGCAGGCATTGCTAGCCTCTGGGCTAGCTAAGCTCGGCATCTTATTTCCTTTATCTTTCTGTTCATTGCAAACAAGGGAAGGTACCAAGGATACTGTTGACGCCTGTGACATGTAGGACCTTCTTGGGCCATCAGTTGCTCTGCGAACAGTCTTGGAATCCTGGACCTTTTCTCTTTTGACACATGAGCTCAAACTTAAGCCAAGATCAGAGACACCCCATCTGTGAACAGCACTCAACTTGCCCCCCAAAGCATCAGCCAAGATATTAAGCTCATTGACATCATAGCGAAATAGGAAGAATCTTTTGTCCCAGTCACATGAGCAAAGTTGCTTTGCGTGTAACAGGCAAGCATACTTCTCTGGGCAGCATGGACAGCCAGAAGCAGAAAGATGCAAATCATAGTAGCAAAAAGCACACTCCCTATCAGTGGAATCAAACTCAGCATCCATTTTCCTAGATTGAGATGGAGAACATAGATTTTGCCTTTGCGCCAACTCCGTCTCAATTCGTGCCTAGATAGAGAAGTTGTAAAAATATAAGATTCCATTGAGTTTAACAAATTATAAATTATTATTGTCACTGTCATTTACCTTAAGTGATTTGCATATAGTGCTATCAGGTCCACATACACTTTTCCATCTCAAATTATCAGCAGTATTCCTCTTGAGGAATAGGATATCCCACTGAGCTCTGATTGCTTCTCTTGCAGCCCCCAACAACAACTTATCATGGGAAACAGTTATTTTCCGAGCTTGTTCACGATAAAGCTCTACAGCATTCTGTCCAACTGGCAACCAATCAATAGGTGCCACATTAACAGCTTCTGCACAGTTGAAGCCACAATTGAACCCAGCATGGTACGCTCGCGGGAATGTCAGGACAAAGTCACCCTCACGCTGAACACAACGATAGGCTTGTACTCCTTCAGATTTTAGCAGCGATGGTGAAAATTGAGTAACCTGCATGAGAAGGTGCAACTGTCACTAAAAGATCACCTTACTTAAAGCAAAGGATACCTAGGACTAGGAGGGACTAGGTACCGGACTTTAAAGTAGTGGGGGTTCTAACATGAGCTGGCTAGCCAACTATCTGTAGTGCTGCCTAAGCCCCTAGAATCTAGATGACTTCTCAAAGAAACTACCTTACATGCATGTTCTATTGATGTGAGCACGTTTTAGTGTTTTACACAAGGAACGAATGCAAAGCAGAAAGATTCTAGAGAATCATGTAAGTTGGACGCGATTCCTTGATAAGTAGTGATAGCAAGTTTGAAACATAGTCAGAAAAGGATGGATACAATAAAGATCACAGACCTTCTTGTACAGCATAGGAAAAATATTTAACTAATAATTTCCAGTCAAGAGAAGCACTCACCAGGTTGTGAAGCAAATCAGGTTGCTCCTCAAACAAGTCAGGTAGATGTTTCCTCATTGCAGACTCCAGATTCACAGCATCCTTTCCTGGAACTCCATACCACATCTTTGGGGCACCCCAATGCAAGTAGTTTAACGAGTATAAATGATGATCTTCGACATGCTGTTTAAAACACAACATGGCAGAGTAGATCTCAGGGTACAATCATATAGAACCAGCATAGTCTAAACAACAAGCACAACTAGAATACGGTGATGAATTCACGATAAGCAAGCAACATCACAAGCTTCTTACCCAGCAGAATGATGAAAAGCACATGCCAACATACACCCAAGGCACCAGAACACCAGAAATGTCACCGCCCTCAAAAGAAAGAACTGAGCCTTGTAGTCGAGGCAAGTTGTTTAGATTCCAACCAGATTGTGCATACTTATCCTCAACACCTGATTTTGTCTCGGGAGGTAACTTTGGAAAGCCGCTGCCAAAAGACCCTGTCTCCAAATCAGCGCCGTAGATCACCTACACGAAAACACACCTTCCAATAAGTTAAAAAGCAAAATGCAGGGCAAATAGCTCTAAGAACACTTGAGCACTTACAGCGGCTGAAAAGCAAGTGATGCGAATATGTAAGACTACATGCAATGATGCAAACCATGAAACATATACAGCACCACAACACACAACTTAAGTTGGAACTCTGAATAGCCATAATCCATGACACATATATCACACACTTATGATTTACAGCATGCAAATTTTCTGAAGTTTGAGTTGAGCAATGAACTGAAATTCTGAAAAGAACATGTGTGCTTTGGTAAACAAAATCCAATACCTCTATCTCTTCTGTGGGACTTTCAACTATACGCCAATACTCGCCTTCAATATCTTCCACTGATGGTGGTGAATTCATAGATGCATCTTTCTTAAAATACTGCTCGCTGAAGTAATCTGCATACTTCTGAAATTTCTGCAATGTGAGCTCTGGTCCAGGTTCAAATCCAAATCTCTTGCTGTTTTCTTCTGGCTCTGAAAGCTTTCTCCGCTTCTTCATCATTCCACCTCTTGTGCTCTTTTTGGATGATGTACGGTTTTGAAGCTTgtcaaccttctgtacccgtgtaGAAAATGTTGAGTTTTCCCACGTACTCTTCTCTTTAAGAAGGCACGGCGGCTTCCACGAAGGTGGTGGAACAATACGGCAAATCCCATATGGTTCTGCTGTTGGCCGTATGCTCTCAATATATTTAAGGGTATCTTTGAATTCCTGATACACCAGAGGATATTATATCATATAAGACTGGAGTATGCAAATAATAAATTTAGTAAAGCAACAGTACTAGCTAAAGCACGATACAGCAGTTAGCAACAAGATGTAAAGTACCTCCTCAGTAGGATGAAAGACAGGAGCCTCATCAAGAACAGGTCTCCGTGCACCAGCTGGATTCCAACTTGCAACAACCTGCATAATGTGATATCACATAAGCCACAATTTCATAAAAGTAACACAAGAATTTGGCAATGAATATGAACCTTTTGACAGTCACTGCATGCCGCACATCCTCGAAAAACTCCTTTGGGTAACTGCTGTCTGCGTCTCACTAAACTCGTAGCCGCCTGCCAAAAGAATATTATGAGACTGTGAGAACGCGTTAAAATCATAGCAAACTTCAGTTGATTGGGCAACAAGGGTTTTTAATAAAACATTAGCAAGTGCAACCTTTTCTACTACTTCGACATCGGAATCTTCATCCGACATATTATCAAAGCGGCTGTAATCGACTGGAGGCCTGTTCCGCAGCGACTGCCTACACGTATGGCTCCCGGAAGTACTACAGTGCGTGTCGTTTCGGCTCTGAGCTGAATGGGGCTGGCCTTCCAGGGATTCAACATGTTTCTTCTCATTCTGAAACACTTGAGCAGGACTAGGACGAGCATCAGCAAGTTTGGCATCCTTCTGGGTTCCTTGCAATGCATACGCAGCAAACGGCCCAAATCCAGGTGGCGGTCCAAATCCAGGCGGGACTGAGGGTTCAGGATCGTCGCCGAGTGAGGCGGTTATGCACTCTGTTCCCATCATCACTGCATCAAAAGAAATACACTTGAGTCAGGACATATGTTATCTCAGAAGGATCACAAATGTTTGAGCTGACCATACAAACAATGCCCACCAAGAACAACCCAAGGCAATAACCACACAAGAACCTCGCAGCTTTTAATAAACTAAGCAAATCAGGGGTGGTGCACATCTATACGCTCGCATCAAGTTGCTGTTCAGCGAGAAGCCCAGTTAAGGTGTCAAGCACTGAACCAACCACAGCCAAATGAAAAATCAGTACTCATATCCAACAATAAGCCATCAGAGTTGCAGCTGCTGGCCACAGCCAGCATTGCCGACGAGCAGGGAGACACAGGGCTGTTAACCCAGATCGGCCGCCGCAACAGACACGCAACATAGACCATAACGACCCCTACCATAAGAACAACTAAAACTGAATCTATGGCTACTGATGGCTACACACAGAGAGAGATCCTGGTGCATACTGCAAGCATGCATCGGTTCAAACCATCAACAGGCTAGGCAGATTTACTTTCCACAAAGCAATGGAAGCAGGGTTAGTGTCTGGAGGAGGGATGGGATCTGCCATCTGCCCCCTCCAATCCAATTTCCAGCAGAAACAATATAGAAACATGAAGCAAAAGCTAAAGCAGCTTGGAATCGAACAAACCCTAGGGAATCACCCAGATGGAGCAGCGGCCAGTGTGGGTTGGATGTACCTGCCGGATTCGTCCGGAAGGGGCCCGATCCACCCCCACCCACCCCCCTTCAATCCAGATCGGGGGAAACTGGCCGGCCCGATTCGCTGAGAGGCTCCGGCAAAGCCGGACCGGGCAGGGGGCCGCCGGCCGGCGTGGCGGGCGGCACGGCgcggcgcgcggtggaggccgggcggggcgaggcggcgtggggcggggacaggggggaggggggatgAGGTGGGTAGTTGACAGGTGAGGGGGCGGTTCTCCCTGCCTGCCTTACCTCAACTCTGTACGAAAAAAGATAATACGTGGGTATATACTTggacaccaccaccaccaccatggaACCCCGAGCGAGCTCCGAGAAATTTCCATGGCGGATTCCGGCAGCGAATCTACGCTCCAGATCTACTGCAGAGGATCCCTAATCCAGGCAGGGGAAGATAATATAACCGTAATAAAGAAAATACGCATAAAAGCAAAAGGGGAAGATCCATCCCCAAATCCACCCAAGAAACTGAGATTAAGCATCAGGACAAGTAGGGGATGGGGTCGATTTACCTACCAGTTCGTTCTTGCTGTCTGTCAGGCCGGGTTCAGTGCTCGTTCATGGAGGTTCTTAGGTTTTGGGCTGGCACCAGAACCAGATCGATGGGTGGATCGATGAGGATGATGATGCCGAGTCCGGGGAGGAAAGGGGAGGAAACCCACCCCAGAGCAGAGCAGACCAGAGTAGTTGTAATCAATTACCAGTTGTTTGTTAGTTTTGTTGTGTTCTTTGCTTCGGTTTGGTTTGCTTTCCCCGGCCACAAATCCGCTTGCTTGCTTGTTGCATGCTTGTTCCTCTGGGAGATGGGCAGAGAGGGGTCATTTATGGCAACAGGGAGGGGCTATCCTCTCCCCCTTGGTGGATTCCACCCACACAGCCCACAGGAAAGCCCACAGAAACAGAGACAAATAGGGTTAGGCATTGTTCTAAAAAAAGAAGGTAGGGTTGGGCATTGTCCTGTATAAAAAATGTAGGGTTGGGCCGATCAAAAAAAAATGTAGGGTTGAGCATGTGCCGTGGTTGAGACTAGAACTCGACATGGATAGCCCGGCCCGTTGGCCTGAGTTGGGTCGGTCTTCACATTTGGGCTGGGCTTTTAGGTCTCATTTTTTTTGCCTGAAAAGGTGGTTTGGGGTCGGACTTGTGCTTCTCTTTTTCATGATTTCGGGTCATGCTTACACGTGGAGGCATCGGAGAGTGTCGTTCTGAATAGGCTTTTTGGCTTCGGGCTTGTGTCCGGGCCGGCCTCGAGCTCGAAAAAGGAGTGACTTTTGGGCTTGGGCCAAGATCGGGCTTGGGTTTGAAGGTCGGTCTTTTGCAACCCTGACCTGATACCCGGTCGGACCAATGAAAAGGTTTAATTTTGACTGTAATTCTAATTTGAGTTAACCGTTGCAAAACCACGTGTTCTCAGGATAGGGCTTTTCACGTAAGCACATGTTTTTGAAATAAATTCACAAAATCATGGGTTCTTGCCTAGTTTCTCAGAGAGAACTCGATCAACCGCTGCGTTTGCCACACGGCTAGATCAACATGGTCAGTTGAGTGCCGCATCAGTTTGCTTCTCCTTACTCCTCCTATATCTCTTCATTGTTCATGTGGACAAATGTCGTCTAGGTATAATTGTCGGCGGTTGGGCTCCTGTCGTTCTGACTGGCTTCCCATAACGCTTCCTAGACCCTTTGTTGTTCTCCCTGCCTTTCTTCACTGTCACAAGTAGGGTTGGGCATTGTTCTGAAAAAAGGTAGGGTTGGGCATTGTTCTGAAAAAAGGTAGGGTTGGACATTGTTCTGAAAAAATGTAGGGTTGGGCATTGTTCTGAAAAGGTACTTTGGGTCGGGCTTACATGTGGAGGcatcaaaaaattcataaaatCATGGGCTTTTGACTAATTTTTCAGAGAGAGCTAGAACCAATGGTGTTGTTGGTCTTAACGACGAAGCTGGCATCGTGGACCCATTTTGCCACTCGGGGCAGGTCAATGTGGTCAATTGACCGCCGCATGGCCCACACCGGTTTCTTCTCCTTCGTCCTCATATATCTTACAATGTCATCAGGGTACACCAGCCGACGCTTGGCGTCCAACGTCAGGTTGCGAGTAAAGTCAATGGCTAACATCGACTTCATCTCCCAGTTCGGCAAGACATATCAATCTTGGGGGTTGTAGGCGACGTCGAGGGACACGAGGGGCATCATCCTTGGATATGCCTGTTTATCGAAGAGAGTAGCGTGCTACCACCAACAATCTCACGTCATGGAAGACGACAAGGATTCAATGGGATAACTCGAGGAAGGGGCGGGCTTGTGTTCGGTGGCATCGACGAATAATATCGATGGACAGAGCTAAGCTTGTCTACGACCATATTTGATGTGCAAAGAAGCGGGTCAAAGTAATGGTCAAAGTcgtttgaaaattcataacaaaTTTATATGAACTCAAGAAAATGCAAATAACATACCAGAATGTTCAAAAAACATCACCCATATTTGCGTCtcatttttattcatgaaaaaagtaTTGTGCAtttttttaataatgttaatataATTAATAACCTCGGATAGTTTAACCGGTACTTTttcctgaatgcaaatgacatgcacataagggtaatgtttttcttttctttttttcgaaAAAGTGTAATGTTTTTCTAAATAATTTAATATCTTATCTGCATTTTTATGAATCCATATGGATTTGCTATTAATTTTTAAAGTATTGGTCAAACGGTTAAAGGGCACTCTGATATTTTTTCGTAAATTAGTCAATGTTTATAAATTTTGACTTAAGACAAAGGCAATATGGATAAATAAAAAACGATGGGTACATCATTTATAACTAGGACTGATACTGGACCCACTCGCCTGCACATTAATTATTCAGTTTTTTTAGCAACCATTAATTATTATTCAGTTTTTTAGCAACCATTAACTATTCATTTAAATGGCGTGAGCTAAGGTACAATTAGGGGTGGGCCCAGGAGAAAGGCTTATTAACTATCGGCTGAGAAACGTGTGGAGACGCCGAGGGAAAAAAAGGGGAATGTGGCGTGCACCTTTTAGTTTCTCTTTTTACATCAGCGTAGACCTTTTAGTTGGGTTTTAAGGGTTTGCTTTGTTAAGCTTACAATTTCTAAAATTTGATCCTATACTATTTTTgcgagagcaactagttaacgagcgctccttcgggagcctcgcaacgatcagcgccacttagCGCGCTCTCAGCaattcgccacgtgtcgcgctctggatgCTCTTTttagattttgtttttttttgtttttagcTTTTCGATAAAAAAAATTCGAAAAAAATTATTCACGAAAAAtgcgtttttttttctttcgcgaaagtcaccgtttttcttctgcgagaggcacggttgtgctttagcgagagtcatgGCTGTGCCTTTCAAAAATGGATAAAAAcgctttttctgtttttttcgcgagagtcacggttttgcttccacgagaggcacgggtgtgtctctttcggaaagggaaaaaaccgtgctcccggttcggttttttcgcccggttttttcgtccgttttttttttgaaaaaaaaagttcgtcaaaacctatcaacatgggatctagttttgaagatctcgtcgcgaggaatccaatggtgaaaacggttcgagatttggacgcagggtttaagagataaaacgttttgaataaacggatctacgaaaaaagggaaaacttcCAGGTtgcgcgccacttgtcgcgacCTGGAAAAGTGaagtgttctttgcaacgagtactccttaattagtgatttggCTACTTTTGCACGTGATTTCTAAATTCTAAACTTAGTTAAAATGATGCGCGCCTGAGTTTGCACGTGTACACTTTTTTTACCAGGCATAGTACTGTTCATGGATGGGCTCTATCCGTGTACAACAATGTCGATGCTTTTGGCCCAATAGGCATTAAACGAGAACACATGAGCCCATTCAatgtttctcaaaaaaaaaacatGAGCCCATTCAAAATCGACGCGAACTATTCCTATCTTCAGGCTGCCACACCACCCAATTTCCCTCCGCTCAAAAAACACACACCAACTTtccctcttttttttcctttttctttcatTACCACATTCCCCCACTTCTTAACTAGTTGAAGAATTCCAGCTAACAAAATAATCTATGTGGACATTTTAGAATCCTTCCAGACTAGAGATTTTATGTTCCTAATGGAGCCTCTAAATTATAGCATGATGCCACCGTTGTGTACTTATATTTATTTCTATGAGATCTTTAGAATAATACCTCCATAATTATGTTTTGAAGACTTCTTTTCTACACTACATTTTCATGCTAGTTCCTGTTGCATTGTATGCTATTTTTTTATCCACAAAATAAATGTATGCTAGTTTTTTAGTGCATTTTTATATTAAACTTTCCATAGGGAGTATACTGCATTTTTTTTCTAGTTTCTTAGGCAGCCTAGTGCATTTTTGGGCTGGCTCTACCACACTACTCCATTTTTTTTAAGAGAGTCTACCTCATTTTTGGATGGGCTCTAACTAAAATGTTTTACTTTGAGTGGAAAACATGGGACCTCCTATTCAGCGTGATACACACATATAGATGAGGAATGTCGTACGCAATCAGGGACGGAGCCAAAAAAATTGCGTGAGAGGGGCCAATGGAACATGTAGAGCATTGGAAGGGGCCAAACATATAAATTTATAGATTAACTCGACAAATCCATGTATTATATAGGGGTGGCTTGAGTAAAAAATTCAGCATTGCAGGCCAAGGCCTAAGCTAGTCCCCTTGCTCCCTCCGTACACATGGCGTTGTTGGCCGTCCTGTTTACTGTTTTTTTATGCGGTTCTTTGCTTTTTGGCATGATGCGATAGCAGAGATGGGCTCCTCTGACCCATTTTTCACTGTTTTCCCCCTAAAAGTTACTACTTCAGGAATGAAAAAATGTTCAAGAATTATTGCAAAATAATtggatttaaaaaatgttcacaagtTTAAAAAAGGTTCAAGAATTTGAAAACTTCTTCGCATAGTTTTGCAAGTATTTCAAATTATAAAATGTTCATTTAAAAATATTCCCAATTTTAAAAAAGTCAGGAATTTAAAAAATATCTGTGAATTGAAAATAATTATAAtttctaaaaaatgttcatgattttaaaaATTATTAATGACTTTAATGCTGTCCAATTTTTAAAAATCTAAATCTTGGATTTTAGTTCACAAATAAAACATAAAAAGGAACCCGGTAAAAATGACATAAAACATAAAAAATAATTTAAAAGCTGGCGAAGAATCTTCCCGAACCTAAGAAAACACTACTACAGATCAGTATACTATTGACTCCTCATCACTAACTGGCCTCTCGCCATGCGTCAGTGATAATGGTCAACATTGATCAGCCACAAAATGCAACGCATCAATTGATTGGGCCAGCAAACTATGTACACGAACGAGTCTCGCATCGATCGAGTTCAGTAAGTAGCGAAgggattgctcgggttcagtagtaGTGCGAgggatcgctcgggttcagtacaTAGTGCGAGGGATccatcgctcgggttcagtaagaagcgagctcgatcgctcgggtttagtagtCCGAGGGATCGCTCGCCTGGGTTTAGCGTAGTGTGAGGGATCGATCAATCGGGTCCAGTAAGCGTCAggctcgctcgggttcagttagcgaAGGGATCGCACACACACGCATATGAGAGAAACATGCAAAACACCACTTCATCCCTCAGACCCGACCACCCATCGTATACCAGAAAATCCCTGAAAAATTCTCCACCTCGCTTCTACCCCAATTTTTTATGTCATGAACGGCACAAAGAATGTCAGGAAAGTGCGCCTCCGGTCCACTCAAGAAAAAAGCCTGTTTTCTGTTATAAGTTTTGGTCATAGAAGAGAGGAGCTCACCATATTTATGATGATGCttgtttttgtcacaattatcatcatggaagtgtcgcTTCCATGACAGAAAATTCATTTGGGCCATAATGTAATGGAGGTGTTTTTTTGTTTAGTGATGCAATTAGTCCAATGGAAACTACTACCACCCTTTCATGTATGGAACTAAGAACACTTTTTTGTAATACTACTATAATAACAAAAGTGCCATGCAAACTAATAAACCTTATGATCAAATTGAAACACAGCCTGAGATAGCTATTGCGAAGGATCTTGTGACTCAAAACCTACAAGCACAAGTTATCCGTTATCTTCAATATGCGGCGGTGTCTCGGATAATGAGACACGAAGGATGAAATCGAGATCTCGTCGCGCTCCTGGACTCGAAACACGACATGTGATTGTGCGCTATATTTTCATGTTGGGCTGGTAGGCTTGACAATGAGGTGGTTGGTCATCATTGATGGGTGGATGTATCTCGGTACCTCTGTCGTGTTGTGCCGAGCTTTTGGAAGGTGCCATGAAGTACCTTGAAGTTGAATCCGTTGTGTACTTATATTTAGTTCAATGAGATCTTTAAAATAATACCTCCATAATTATGTTTTGAAGACTTCTTTTCTACACTACATTTTCATGCTAGTTCCTGTTGCATTGTATGCTATTTTTTATTCCGCAAAATAAATGTATGCTAGTTTTTTACTGCATTTTCATATTAAACTTTCCATAGGGAGTATACTGCATTTTTTCTAGTTTTCTTAGGCAGCCTGGTGCATTTTTGGGCTGGCTCTACCACACTACTCCATTTTTTTAAGAGAGTCTACCTCATTTTTGGATGGGCTCTAACTAAAATGTTTTACTTTGAGTGGAAAACATGGGACCTCCTGTTCAGCGTGATACACACATAATAGATGAGAAATGTCGTACGCAGTCAGGGACGGAGCAAAAAAATTATGTGAGAGGGGCCAATGGAACATGTAGAGCATTGGAAGGGGCCAAACATATAAATTTACAGATTAACTCCACAAATCCATGTATTATATAGGGGTGGCTTGAGAAAAAAAATTCAGCATGGGGGGCCATGGCCTAAGCTCCGTCACTGTACGCAGGGCGTTGTTGGCCATCCTGTTTACTGTTTTTTGTGCGGTCCTTTGTTTTTTGGCATGATGCGATAGCAGAGATGGGCTTGCCTGACCCATTATTTCACTGTTTTTTCCTAAAAGTTACTACTTCAAGAATGAAAAAATGTTCAAGAATATTGCAAAATAATTggattttcaaaaaatgttcgcaaGTTTAAAAAAAAGTTCAAGAATTTGAAAACTTCTTCGCATAGTTTTTCAAGTATTTCTAATTATAAAATGTTCATTTAAAAATATTccaaaattttaaaaatgttcatgaatttagaaaatatttgtgaattaaaaataattaaaatttctaaaaaatgttcatgtttttggAAATTATTAATGACTTTAATGTTGTCGAATTTTTTAAAATCTTGGATTTTTAAAAGAtcacaaataaaaaataaataggAACCCGGTAAAAATGACATAAAACATAAAAAATAATTTAAAAGCTAGCAAAGAATCTTCCCAAACCTAA is drawn from Aegilops tauschii subsp. strangulata cultivar AL8/78 chromosome 1, Aet v6.0, whole genome shotgun sequence and contains these coding sequences:
- the LOC109742693 gene encoding lysine-specific demethylase JMJ703, which produces MMGTECITASLGDDPEPSVPPGFGPPPGFGPFAAYALQGTQKDAKLADARPSPAQVFQNEKKHVESLEGQPHSAQSRNDTHCSTSGSHTCRQSLRNRPPVDYSRFDNMSDEDSDVEVVEKAATSLVRRRQQLPKGVFRGCAACSDCQKVVASWNPAGARRPVLDEAPVFHPTEEEFKDTLKYIESIRPTAEPYGICRIVPPPSWKPPCLLKEKSTWENSTFSTRVQKVDKLQNRTSSKKSTRGGMMKKRRKLSEPEENSKRFGFEPGPELTLQKFQKYADYFSEQYFKKDASMNSPPSVEDIEGEYWRIVESPTEEIEVIYGADLETGSFGSGFPKLPPETKSGVEDKYAQSGWNLNNLPRLQGSVLSFEGGDISGVLVPWVYVGMCFSSFCWHVEDHHLYSLNYLHWGAPKMWYGVPGKDAVNLESAMRKHLPDLFEEQPDLLHNLVTQFSPSLLKSEGVQAYRCVQREGDFVLTFPRAYHAGFNCGFNCAEAVNVAPIDWLPVGQNAVELYREQARKITVSHDKLLLGAAREAIRAQWDILFLKRNTADNLRWKSVCGPDSTICKSLKARIETELAQRQNLCSPSQSRKMDAEFDSTDRECAFCYYDLHLSASGCPCCPEKYACLLHAKQLCSCDWDKRFFLFRYDVNELNILADALGGKLSAVHRWGVSDLGLSLSSCVKREKVQDSKTVRRATDGPRRSYMSQASTVSLVPSLVCNEQKDKGNKMPSLASPEASNACPSVEQMKLGNVSPSKQSSMKDEPSCPTNNDTNRLQYNGGLGDQKSSAPVLPVSSSQSFSSNVVTRPFNTSSESTKSVHGLAVLKASRESSLQAGEYRSSLVEHHNRSPSMIHDGTNMKPSLDSSNTSHRLIASDSNATLCHSDKDHALITPETNASIMLEKGNSQLRTVSSQQFNQNVSRTPSVSQETSSSVFVPIDPSSVQDPHGRFPSASAHHGNLTFNQQPNNGWFQRKPESQSAVEVRARGHPSVAAQHAHPSVSPQHAHPSVSPQHAHPSVAPQHAHPSAVAQHAHPPAIAHPALEMHNRNGGPQRGPRIANVVHRFKCSVEPLEIGTVLSGRMWSSGQAIFPKGFRSRVKYWSIVDPIQMAYYFSEILDAGLQGPLFMVTVENCPGEVFINESPTKCWNMVRERLNMEIRRQLSMGRPNVTTLQPPGSIDGLEMFGLLSPEIVRAIEARDRDRICTEYWRYRPHAATSNQHTLPQNPPSIVLRGLFQRASPDELRALRSLLASNTNLDDRSRQQATHMLDEEIAKQWR